Genomic segment of Staphylococcus muscae:
GTGCCTGGTTTTTAATTTGCTGTGCTTTTTCTTTGATTTCATCTGCTTTTCTTAATGCTTCTTCTCGAATTTTTTGAGATTGTTTATCAATATTTGTTAATTCGTGCTCTTGTGTATAGTCGATTGCATGATTAACAAAAGGTTTAATGGCATACCCTACCGCACTTCCAATCAATGTGCCTGCTATAAAACTAAGTGCAAAATCCATGTTATTAGTTTGTTTATGTTGTACGTGTCGTTCTTGATTAATTGAATTTACCGTTTCATTTTTCTTTTCCATCTTGCTGTCCTCCTCAACTACTACATTATAAAAGTCTTGATCACGACGAAGTAATGAATTTTTTATTTAAAAATTCTATCACATGTCCTACTTAAGTATAGAATAGCACCTTTTCATATTAAAAAAAATAGGGTTGCATACAAATATTGTATCAACCCTACACTTCTGATATTTAAACTTTATTTTTTCGCGATATGATCTCTACGGTTTTGTCTATTTTGCCACTTGTCAGCAATTTCCATTGCAACATTTGACCATTGTACAACTTGAGAAATCTTATCTTCATTTTGAGAAATATTATGTGTGATCGAATGTGTCACACGATCAACTGAACCATTCAATGTTTGAACTGAATCACCAATACCTTTAACAGCTACAACAACAGAGTTTAAGCTGTCTGCTTTACCTTGGATATCCTCAGTTAAACGATTGGCTTTGTGTAATAAGTCTGTTGACTCACGTGTAATACCTTGGATTTGTCCTTCTACACCATCAAGTGTTTTTGCTACATGATCTAAGTTCTTTTTGACAGATACTAATACTGCAACAATGCCGATACATAAAATTAAAAATGCGATTGCTGCAATAATTCCTGCGATTGGTAAAATCCATTCCATTCGAAAACGCCTCCTAATGACATTTAATTATGCTATTTATTTTATATAATTACCCGTCCTTGTCAAGGTCAAACATTAAAAAACGGGGTCGATCCCTATTTCTTCCATATATGCTTTTAATACCTTTTGAATATCTCCAGCACCCATAAATAACAAGACAGCATTATCATGTTTCTTCAAAACAGATACATCAGCTTCAGAAATCAATTGTCCATTGTCAACAAGTGCTAACAAATCATTAATCGTTAGCTCCCCTGAATTTTCACGAATTGACCCGAAAATATCGCATAAGTACGTTTCATCTGCAAGATTCAAAACATCTGCAAATTCTTGCAAAAATGCTTTTGTTCTAGAGAAAGTATGCGGTTGGAATATCGCAACAACTTCTTTGTTTGGATATTTCTTTCTTGCTGTTTC
This window contains:
- a CDS encoding DUF948 domain-containing protein — encoded protein: MEWILPIAGIIAAIAFLILCIGIVAVLVSVKKNLDHVAKTLDGVEGQIQGITRESTDLLHKANRLTEDIQGKADSLNSVVVAVKGIGDSVQTLNGSVDRVTHSITHNISQNEDKISQVVQWSNVAMEIADKWQNRQNRRDHIAKK